gggaaaaaatttataatcgcGATGATCGGCGATGCAACGACATGAGTCAATtgaaaaaaacacataaacATAGGATgtagagaatattaaaagaaacCTTTTTAAGATGAGTGAATAAGTTTTTTAATCATCTTCTGAAGGGTGCAGTCCAAGTACACTTCGAATATTTGTGTTCTGACTTCTGACTCGTAAATCTCACTTGAATTGGACATGTATGCCAAGCATGCActtgaaaaagggaaaaattgtGGAAACAAATGGTTGATGCTAGATGCAGATGGTAATTTCATTGTTTGAGAACGAGAAACTGATTTTGTAGCTTCTAGTCTATGACTATCTGCTTCAATACTTCTTTTCATAAACTCagatttccttttgttttcttctttatagATTTTGTTGTGGCACCcagattttgttaaagattgtggttcttattttcctttcatttgttCGTTCTCTTATCAAGGGTCTTTTCGTTGCAATTTTTATCAGCATCTGCACTATATGAAGATCCCATCAGCATTTAATATACTACACTGTAACCAATTTGATCATTTGTGTCTATCGtcaatttatttcatctctGGAATATGATGCTTGTTTCTGGACTATAGGTTTTCCAATTTGGAAGGTTGTTTTCCTCATTCACAGACTggcatttcattttcaattttaaaagcattggtttattatttatcatttatttttttggctatTACTAACAgtatcaatattattatttcttcctttcatttttgtaatttattagTGAAATTACACTTTGTAGCTTATGGAAGGTATTGAAGAGACTGTTGGTTTTGGCAAAGGGGTTACTAAACTCTATGCAACTATCGATCTAGGAAAAGCTAGAGTTGGTAGGACAAGAATTATAGAAAACGAGCATAAGAACCCCAGGTGGTACGAGTCTTTTCATATTTACTGCACCCATATGGCTTCAGATGTTATATTCACCGTCAAAGATGATAATCCAATTGGGGCAACCTTAATCGGAAGAGCATATGTACCTGTTGAAGAAATATTGGATGGAGAAGAAGTGGATAAATGGGTTGAAATATTGGATGAGGAAAAAAACCCTGTACATGGAGGTTCTAAGATTCATGTCAAGCTACAATATTTCGACGTTACAAAAGACCGTAATTGGTCTCGGGGTATCAGAAGTCCTAAATTTCCTGGAGTACCATACACATTCTTCTCTCAGAGAAAAGGATGTAGGGTTTCTCTGTACCAAGATGCTCACGTACCAGATAACTTTGTTCCTAAAATCCCTCTTGCTGGTGGGACATATTATGAGCCCCACAGATGTTGGGAAGATATTTTTGATGCAATCTCTAATGCAAAGCACTTGATCTACATTACTGGATGGTCTGTGTATACTGAAATTGCCTTGGTAAGGGACTCAAGAAGGCCAAAGCCTGGAGGAGACATCATGCTTGGTGAGCTGCTTAAGAAAAAGGCAAGTGAAGGTGTTAGGGTTCTTATGCTTGTTTGGGATGACAGGACTTCTGTCGGTTTACTGAAAAAGGATGGATTGATGGCCACCCATGATGAAGAAACTGAACAATATTTTCAGAACACTGATGTGCACTGTGTCTTATGTCCTCGAAATCCTGATGATGGTGGGAGCATTATTCAGGATTTACAGATCTCTACCATGTTCACCCATCACCAGAAGATTGTGGTGGTGGACAGCGAGCTGCCTGCTGGAGGATCACAGAAGAGGAGAATTGTGAGCTTTGTCGGGGGTATTGATCTTTGTGATGGGAGATATGACACTGCCTTTCATTCAGTTTTCAGGACATTGGACACTGTGCATCATGATGATTTTCATCAGCCCAATTTTACTGGTGCTTCAATCACAAAAGGTGGTCCAAGGGAACCATGGCATGATATACATTCCCAACTTGAAGGACCCATTGCTTGGGATgtcttatttaattttgagcAGAGGTGGAGAAAGCAGGGTGGTAAGGATTTACTTATTCAGCTCAGAGAGCTTGATGATATTCTTATTACCCCATCGCCAGTTACATTCCCGGATGACCATGAGACATGGAATGTGCAGTTGTTTAGATCCATTGATGGTGGGGCTGCTTTTGGCTTCCCAGAGACACCTGAAGATGCAGCCAGAGCTGGGCTTGTTAGCGGGAAGGATAACATCATTGACCGAAGCATTCAGGATGCTTATATTAATGCTATTAGACGTGCAAAGGATTTCATTTATATTGAAAATCAGTATTTCCTTGGAAGCTCCTTTGCCTGGAGTGCTGATGGTATTAAGCCTGAGGATATTGGTGCCCTGCATCTGATTCCAAAGGAGCTTTCACTTAAGATTGTTAGTAAGATTGAAGCAGGGGAAAGGTTCAGAGTCTATATCGTTGTCCCAATGTGGCCGGAGGGTATCCCAGAGAGTGGATCAGTTCAAGCAATATTAGATTGGCAGAAGAGGACAATGGAGATGATGTATAAAGATATTGTTCAGGCTCTGAAAGGCAAGGGCATTGAGGAGGATCCTCGGAactatttaacatttttctgcCTTGGAAATCGGGAGGTAAAAAAGCATGGAGAATACGAGCCTTCAGAAAAACCAGAACCTGATTCAGATTACATCAGAGCCCAGGAGGCCAGGCGTTTCATGATCTATGTACATTCCAAGATGATGATTGGTAAGATATGCCACCACAATTGAACCCTagttaaaaaaaactaattttccaCTCAAAGTTTGAACTCAAAAAGGATTTATTCAACTTCGGTGATGTTTCTTTTGCCTcgatataaattatttcattgaaatgacctATGTGTTTTGGCAGTCGATGATGAATATATAATTGTTGGATCTGCCAACATCAACCAGAGATCTATGGATGGTGCTAAGGACTCTGAGATTGCAATGGGAGCCTACCAACCATATCATCTGGCCACCAGGCAGCCAGCACGTGGCCAGGTCCACGGTTTCCGTATGGCACTGTGGTACGAGCACCTTGGCATGCTCGATGATTCCTTCCTTCAGCCAGAAAGCGAGGAGTGTATCAGGAAGGTGAACCAGGTTGCTGACAAATATTGGGATCTGTATTCAAGCGAGACACTTGAGCATGACCTGCCTGGTCACCTGCTGCGTTATCCCATTGGGGTAGCCAGTGAAGGAGGAATCACAGAGCTACCTGGATTTGAGTTCTTCCCAGACACCAAGGCTCGTATTCTGGGTGCGAAATCTGACTACATGCCTCCAATCCTTACTACTTAGTGGTATTTCCTTCTTGGTTAATCAAAGTAATAACCTTCTGCACCAGTCTTTACCGTTATGTTAGTTGTGCAATAaactcttcttttgttttctttttttaatctgtGATAATCTGAGGAGATTATTTTTCTGTCAGGATTTTTAGAGATGTGGTAATGCTGTGTGCTTTTGATGCTGACGAGTATAATAGCTTTCGAGTATTGTTTGTTTAGCCCATAAATGCTGCCCCCcttcccatttttcttttaatcaataTTGTCCTAAGTGTTAATATTG
This genomic interval from Carya illinoinensis cultivar Pawnee chromosome 2, C.illinoinensisPawnee_v1, whole genome shotgun sequence contains the following:
- the LOC122301119 gene encoding phospholipase D alpha 1, which produces MENTPLHGTLHATIFEVDELRSGGGPRIFRKLMEGIEETVGFGKGVTKLYATIDLGKARVGRTRIIENEHKNPRWYESFHIYCTHMASDVIFTVKDDNPIGATLIGRAYVPVEEILDGEEVDKWVEILDEEKNPVHGGSKIHVKLQYFDVTKDRNWSRGIRSPKFPGVPYTFFSQRKGCRVSLYQDAHVPDNFVPKIPLAGGTYYEPHRCWEDIFDAISNAKHLIYITGWSVYTEIALVRDSRRPKPGGDIMLGELLKKKASEGVRVLMLVWDDRTSVGLLKKDGLMATHDEETEQYFQNTDVHCVLCPRNPDDGGSIIQDLQISTMFTHHQKIVVVDSELPAGGSQKRRIVSFVGGIDLCDGRYDTAFHSVFRTLDTVHHDDFHQPNFTGASITKGGPREPWHDIHSQLEGPIAWDVLFNFEQRWRKQGGKDLLIQLRELDDILITPSPVTFPDDHETWNVQLFRSIDGGAAFGFPETPEDAARAGLVSGKDNIIDRSIQDAYINAIRRAKDFIYIENQYFLGSSFAWSADGIKPEDIGALHLIPKELSLKIVSKIEAGERFRVYIVVPMWPEGIPESGSVQAILDWQKRTMEMMYKDIVQALKGKGIEEDPRNYLTFFCLGNREVKKHGEYEPSEKPEPDSDYIRAQEARRFMIYVHSKMMIVDDEYIIVGSANINQRSMDGAKDSEIAMGAYQPYHLATRQPARGQVHGFRMALWYEHLGMLDDSFLQPESEECIRKVNQVADKYWDLYSSETLEHDLPGHLLRYPIGVASEGGITELPGFEFFPDTKARILGAKSDYMPPILTT